A single window of Cellulomonas sp. NTE-D12 DNA harbors:
- the atpD gene encoding F0F1 ATP synthase subunit beta, with product MTATTVDATATPTGSSGVGRVARVIGPVVDIEFPPDQIPELYNALTVSIDLSRQGEGESSHSLTLEVAQHLGDSLVRAIALKPTDGLVRGAEVTDTGAPISVPVGDVTLGHVFNVTGDVLDLEPGEKLEITERWPIHRRPPAFDQLESKTTMFETGIKVIDLLTPYVQGGKIGLFGGAGVGKTVLIQEMIQRVAQDHGGVSVFAGVGERTREGNDLIVEMEEAGVFDKTALVFGQMDEPPGTRLRVALSALTMAEYFRDVQRQDVLLFIDNIFRFTQAGSEVSTLLGRMPSAVGYQPNLADEMGLLQERITSTRGHSITSLQAIYVPADDYTDPAPATTFAHLDATTELSREIASRGLYPAVDPLASTSRILDPRYVGHEHYAVATQVKSILQRNKELQDIIAILGVDELSEEDKTVVARARRIQQFLSQNTYMAEKFTGVAGSTVPVAETVEAFKKIAEGEFDHIAEQAFFNIGGLEDLERNWARIQKDYGV from the coding sequence ATGACCGCCACCACCGTCGACGCGACGGCGACCCCCACGGGCAGCTCCGGCGTGGGTCGTGTCGCGCGGGTGATCGGCCCCGTCGTGGACATCGAGTTCCCGCCGGACCAGATCCCCGAGCTGTACAACGCCCTCACCGTGAGCATCGACCTGTCCCGCCAGGGGGAGGGCGAGAGCTCGCACAGCCTCACCCTCGAGGTCGCCCAGCACCTGGGTGACTCCCTGGTGCGCGCCATCGCGCTCAAGCCCACCGACGGGCTGGTCCGCGGCGCCGAGGTGACGGACACCGGTGCGCCGATCTCGGTCCCGGTGGGCGACGTGACCCTCGGCCACGTGTTCAACGTGACCGGGGACGTGCTCGACCTCGAGCCCGGCGAGAAGCTCGAGATCACCGAGCGCTGGCCGATCCACCGGCGGCCGCCGGCCTTCGACCAGCTCGAGTCGAAGACCACGATGTTCGAGACCGGCATCAAGGTCATCGACCTGCTCACCCCGTACGTCCAGGGCGGCAAGATCGGCCTCTTCGGCGGCGCCGGCGTGGGCAAGACGGTCCTGATCCAGGAGATGATCCAGCGCGTCGCCCAGGACCACGGCGGTGTCTCGGTGTTCGCCGGGGTCGGCGAGCGCACCCGTGAGGGCAACGACCTGATCGTCGAGATGGAAGAGGCGGGGGTCTTCGACAAGACCGCGCTCGTCTTCGGCCAGATGGACGAGCCGCCGGGCACGCGTCTGCGCGTCGCCCTGTCCGCCCTGACGATGGCGGAGTACTTCCGCGACGTGCAGCGTCAGGACGTGCTGCTGTTCATCGACAACATCTTCCGGTTCACGCAGGCCGGGTCCGAGGTGTCCACGCTGCTCGGCCGCATGCCGTCCGCCGTGGGGTACCAGCCCAACCTGGCCGACGAGATGGGCCTGCTCCAGGAGCGGATCACCTCGACCCGCGGCCACTCGATCACCTCGCTGCAGGCGATCTACGTGCCGGCCGACGACTACACCGACCCGGCGCCGGCCACGACGTTCGCCCACCTGGACGCGACCACCGAGCTGTCCCGTGAGATCGCCAGCCGCGGCCTGTACCCCGCCGTGGACCCGCTGGCCTCGACCAGCCGCATCCTCGACCCGCGGTACGTCGGCCACGAGCACTATGCGGTGGCCACGCAGGTCAAGTCGATCCTGCAGCGCAACAAGGAGCTGCAGGACATCATCGCGATCCTCGGTGTCGACGAGCTGTCCGAGGAGGACAAGACCGTCGTGGCGCGTGCCCGGCGGATCCAGCAGTTCCTCTCCCAGAACACCTACATGGCGGAGAAGTTCACCGGCGTGGCGGGTTCGACGGTCCCGGTGGCGGAGACCGTCGAGGCGTTCAAGAAGATCGCCGAGGGCGAGTTCGACCACATCGCCGAGCAGGCCTTCTTCAACATCGGCGGGCTGGAGGACCTCGAGCGGAACTGGGCGCGGATCCAGAAGGACTACGGGGTCTGA
- a CDS encoding F0F1 ATP synthase subunit epsilon: protein MAQLEVDLVDAEGKVWSGQAHQVTAPAADGEIGILPGHTPVLSLLRAGEVRVREERGGAALAWHVDGGFLSVDSDQVTLVVDNAEPTTAGN from the coding sequence GTGGCACAGCTCGAGGTCGACCTGGTCGACGCGGAGGGCAAGGTGTGGTCCGGACAGGCCCACCAGGTCACCGCGCCGGCGGCGGACGGTGAGATCGGCATCCTGCCGGGTCACACGCCCGTGCTGTCGCTGCTGCGCGCCGGTGAGGTGCGGGTGCGCGAGGAGCGTGGCGGCGCTGCGCTCGCGTGGCACGTCGACGGGGGCTTCCTGTCCGTCGACTCGGACCAGGTGACGCTCGTCGTCGACAACGCCGAGCCCACCACCGCCGGGAACTGA
- a CDS encoding DUF2550 family protein encodes MGGLEADTLLALAALLLLVVLASGLWLSRTRTLSHRLGSFSCSLARRPEGPWARGIAQYGVRRLYWWRLASIVPRARHVWSRPRIAVLSRTTVPSPDGHTRIVELRCRVAGETSSPIEVYLQMSPEAYAGLTSWIEATPTRSASVI; translated from the coding sequence ATGGGCGGGCTGGAGGCGGACACGCTCCTGGCGCTGGCCGCCCTCCTGCTGCTCGTCGTGCTGGCGTCCGGTCTCTGGCTGTCCCGGACCCGGACGCTCTCGCACCGGCTCGGCTCGTTCTCCTGCTCGCTCGCGCGCCGGCCGGAGGGGCCGTGGGCGCGTGGCATCGCGCAGTACGGCGTGCGCCGCCTGTACTGGTGGCGGCTCGCGTCGATCGTGCCCCGGGCGCGCCACGTCTGGAGCCGGCCGCGGATCGCGGTGCTGTCCCGGACGACGGTCCCGTCGCCGGACGGGCACACGCGCATCGTGGAGCTGCGCTGCCGCGTCGCCGGCGAGACCTCGTCGCCGATCGAGGTGTACCTGCAGATGTCCCCCGAGGCGTACGCCGGGCTGACGTCGTGGATCGAGGCGACGCCGACGCGCTCCGCCTCGGTCATCTAG